A part of Drosophila bipectinata strain 14024-0381.07 chromosome 3L, DbipHiC1v2, whole genome shotgun sequence genomic DNA contains:
- the LOC108126191 gene encoding SPRY domain-containing SOCS box protein 3: MLPKQEACNPGFCDCPFPNSIEVTNHKGHIPDLVKCRCGEDVPGNVSPWRWHVSEESDALVTDRDIIFHPTYSQGTAIVRGEHALKPGMVHFWEMRVITALAGTDVMFGIGTGSINLEQFKFHFVSALGTNAQSWGFSYSGRVQHCGEQIPYGQKFSQGCLIGVYLDRTNGHLEFFLNRRPLGVAYTNVPTDPDVDIYPMVCSTAAKSVIRLINCTSQPVTLQLRAFQALAKDPAKLTELRQMPGLKGILQAYWFMAPPIRYSRRSRENEFDLGDEAVLSSSKLRLSRKQKYKESDDVNIDEDLYANAHKISLRRSESGDEEHASVQEMCDEYFHYLL, from the exons ATGTTGCCGAAACAAGAAGCCTGCAATCCCGGATTCTGCGACTGTCCGTTCCCGAACTCCATTGAGGTCACCAACCACAAGGGCCACATCCCAGACTTGGTCAAGTGCCGCTGCGGCGAAGATGTACCTGGGAATGTAAGCCCTTGGAGATGGCATGTCTCCGAGGAGTCGGATGCCTTGGTCACCGACAGGGACATCATTTTTCACCCCACCTACAGCCAGGGCACGGCAATTGTAAGAGGAGAGCATGCCCTAAAACCGGGCATGGTGCACTTCTGGGAGATGCGAGTCATCACCGCGCTGGCTGGCACAGATGTG ATGTTCGGCATCGGCACCGGTAGCATCAATTTGGAGCAGTTCAAGTTCCACTTTGTCTCGGCTTTGGGTACCAATGCCCAGTCCTGGGGATTCTCTTACTCCGGCAGGGTCCAACATTGTGGAGAGCAGATTCCCTATGGTCAAAAATTCTCCCAGGGATGTTTAATTGGTGTCTACCTAGACCGCACCAATGGACATTTGGAGTTCTTCCTCAATCGGAGGCCACTCGGCGTGGCCTACACGAACGTTCCAACGGATCCAGATGTTGATATATACCCGATGGTCTGCTCCACGGCAGCCAAGTCTGTGATAAGGTTGATCAATTGCACCTCGCAGCCCGTTACGCTTCAACTCCGTGCCTTTCAAGCTTTGGCCAAGGATCCTGCAAAATTAACAGAGCTGCGCCAGATGCCAGGCCTGAAGGGTATCCTGCAAGCGTACTGGTTCATGGCGCCCCCCATTAGATACTCGAGAAGATCCCGCGAAAACGAATTCGACCTCGGTGACGAGGCCGTCCTGTCCAGCTCCAAGTTGCGGTTGAGTCGCAAGCAAAAATACAAAG AATCCGATGATGTGAACATTGACGAGGATTTGTACGCGAATGCCCACAAGATCTCGTTACGAAGAAGCGAAAGCGGGGATGAGGAGCATGCATCCGTTCAGGAGATGTGTGATGAGTACTTCCACTACCTATTATAG